A part of Verrucomicrobium sp. genomic DNA contains:
- a CDS encoding DUF1343 domain-containing protein, whose product MRLSYALLLAGLFLLGPASSWAGEELAKQPETKGKTDGPAVLAGIDVLEANHFQGLEGKRVGLLTNQSAVDGHGLSTIEVFRRAPNVKLTALFCPEHGLYGATTAGAPVQSSVDVGTGLPIYSLYDDARKPTPEMLKNIDVMVFDIQDIGVRSYTFISTLGLAMEACGEAGIEFYVLDRPNPLGGDRIEGMPLNPNFRSFVGMWDIPYVHGMTVAELAWMIHGEKWIKKRPPLTVVPMRAWRRFMQWEDTGMDWVPPSPHIPTVESAFGYAVTGLWGEFPDLNNGVGYTTPFNLLGAAKLDPFPLQKALAARDLPGFAFQAAYYRPYYGPSKDLLLGGVRVLYKDRAKANLMQGAMVLMEEMQKASGRNFFQSLTPEKAAFFDKLCGGDTVRLHFLAGKPAQELVDSWEPYLLDFRARRAKYLLYRSYLPLAHPVKAAPHQVAKPEPVPLPTPANPPAKAAAPLPVPVSEVPLPAPAPEPVAKAQAVPEPVAKAQAVPTPPPVPKPKPETVKRATAVPPPAPPPEPVKKAIAAPAMPAPAPAPQPVVPAKPVTPPPAPAQPAVTLPPPVPPPAPTPVIIEPAPRAPMPAATAPAPAPAPVVPAPAPVVPATPPPAPRLTPPAAAPRPAEPTVTIFPPQVMSPQAPLRGAPADGASAPAAGGQVPSTNAPAPTMEPLPPPPDFIGQ is encoded by the coding sequence ATGCGCCTCTCTTACGCCCTGCTGCTCGCCGGCCTTTTTCTCCTTGGTCCGGCCTCTTCGTGGGCGGGTGAGGAGCTGGCCAAGCAGCCGGAGACGAAGGGCAAGACGGATGGCCCCGCCGTCCTGGCCGGCATCGACGTGCTGGAGGCCAACCATTTCCAGGGCCTGGAAGGCAAGCGCGTCGGCCTCCTGACGAACCAGTCCGCCGTCGACGGCCACGGCCTCTCCACCATCGAGGTCTTCCGCCGCGCGCCGAACGTGAAGCTCACCGCCCTCTTCTGCCCGGAGCACGGCCTCTACGGGGCGACGACGGCGGGCGCGCCCGTCCAGTCCAGCGTCGACGTGGGCACCGGCCTGCCCATTTACTCCCTCTACGACGACGCCCGCAAGCCCACGCCGGAAATGCTGAAGAACATCGACGTGATGGTCTTCGACATCCAGGACATCGGCGTCCGCAGCTACACCTTCATCAGCACCCTGGGCCTGGCCATGGAGGCCTGCGGCGAGGCCGGCATCGAGTTCTACGTCCTGGACCGGCCCAACCCCCTGGGCGGCGACCGCATCGAGGGCATGCCGCTCAACCCCAATTTCCGCTCCTTCGTCGGCATGTGGGACATCCCCTACGTCCACGGCATGACCGTCGCCGAGCTGGCCTGGATGATCCACGGGGAGAAGTGGATCAAGAAGCGCCCGCCGCTCACCGTCGTCCCCATGCGCGCCTGGCGCCGCTTCATGCAATGGGAGGACACCGGCATGGACTGGGTGCCGCCTTCCCCGCACATCCCCACCGTGGAAAGCGCCTTCGGCTACGCCGTCACCGGCCTCTGGGGCGAATTCCCCGACCTGAACAACGGCGTCGGCTACACCACCCCCTTCAACCTCCTGGGCGCCGCCAAGCTCGATCCCTTTCCCCTGCAGAAGGCCCTCGCCGCGCGGGACCTGCCGGGCTTCGCCTTCCAGGCCGCCTATTACCGGCCTTACTACGGCCCGTCGAAGGACCTTCTCCTGGGCGGCGTCCGCGTCCTCTATAAAGACCGGGCCAAGGCCAACCTGATGCAGGGCGCCATGGTCTTGATGGAAGAGATGCAGAAAGCCTCCGGGCGCAACTTCTTCCAGTCCCTCACGCCGGAAAAGGCCGCCTTCTTCGACAAGCTCTGCGGCGGTGATACCGTCCGCCTCCACTTCCTGGCGGGCAAGCCCGCGCAGGAGCTGGTCGACAGCTGGGAGCCCTACCTCCTCGACTTCCGCGCCCGCCGCGCCAAATACCTCCTCTACCGCAGCTACCTGCCCCTGGCCCATCCCGTAAAGGCCGCCCCGCACCAGGTGGCCAAGCCGGAGCCCGTGCCGCTGCCGACGCCGGCCAATCCGCCCGCCAAGGCCGCCGCCCCACTCCCGGTTCCCGTCTCCGAGGTTCCTCTGCCCGCGCCCGCCCCGGAACCCGTGGCGAAGGCCCAGGCCGTCCCCGAGCCGGTGGCCAAGGCCCAAGCCGTGCCCACCCCGCCGCCCGTGCCCAAGCCGAAGCCGGAAACGGTCAAGCGCGCCACCGCCGTGCCGCCCCCTGCGCCCCCTCCGGAGCCGGTCAAGAAGGCGATCGCCGCGCCCGCCATGCCCGCTCCCGCTCCGGCCCCGCAGCCCGTCGTCCCCGCCAAGCCCGTCACGCCGCCTCCGGCTCCGGCCCAGCCCGCCGTGACGCTGCCGCCGCCGGTCCCGCCCCCGGCCCCCACGCCGGTCATCATCGAGCCCGCCCCGCGCGCGCCCATGCCCGCCGCCACCGCGCCTGCTCCGGCTCCCGCACCCGTGGTTCCGGCCCCGGCTCCCGTCGTCCCGGCCACGCCGCCTCCGGCTCCCCGCCTGACGCCGCCCGCCGCCGCGCCGCGCCCGGCGGAGCCCACCGTCACCATCTTCCCGCCGCAGGTGATGAGCCCGCAGGCCCCGCTGCGCGGCGCGCCCGCCGACGGAGCCTCCGCGCCCGCCGCCGGCGGCCAGGTCCCTTCCACCAACGCGCCCGCGCCGACGATGGAGCCCCTCCCGCCGCCGCCTGACTTCATCGGACAGTGA
- a CDS encoding type II toxin-antitoxin system RelE/ParE family toxin → MKKTFQIVFTDLSAAEMATLPTLLQLDILGQFEAGALPEEAEAADAEKFGRVEGQGRSLNRFRAGDYRIYYEVAPRERSLLIRRVLHKNTLKDFLFRSNLPGAGEDEALQDNPDFWKMMDERK, encoded by the coding sequence GTGAAAAAAACCTTCCAGATCGTCTTCACCGACTTGAGCGCGGCCGAAATGGCCACGCTGCCCACCCTGCTCCAGCTCGATATCCTCGGCCAGTTCGAGGCGGGCGCCCTGCCGGAGGAGGCCGAGGCGGCCGACGCGGAGAAATTCGGCCGCGTCGAAGGGCAGGGGCGCTCCCTCAACCGCTTCCGCGCGGGCGATTACCGTATCTATTACGAGGTGGCCCCGCGCGAGCGCAGCCTCCTCATCCGCCGGGTGCTCCACAAGAACACCCTCAAAGACTTTCTCTTCCGCTCCAACCTCCCCGGCGCGGGTGAGGATGAGGCGCTCCAGGACAATCCCGATTTCTGGAAGATGATGGATGAGCGGAAGTAA
- a CDS encoding VWA domain-containing protein has translation MSGSNSALPPAFRRLLLVLGIVLGYLLLLWLARNVPLSFRGGPQGASGSPLGVELAAPPPPPAEKRVTVPSRLAPAASLSASATVSAPVSAAATADGASSSPGPASPAQVYGAVTAAHRFVYLIDVSGSMLMEGPNGRSRFDRAVEEIRRALEALPPEAAFDVIFFADRPLLLSPSFILADAEAKQRAYAFLGNLPDLGGGTNLEEGLAAALRLGPEVIFLLTDGGANEPDWKLLRAVRQMEDAAPAPARLYAFGLANPMDPDDARLLQKLCRQSGGSYQSVDPATSWR, from the coding sequence ATGAGCGGAAGTAATTCCGCCCTGCCTCCCGCCTTTCGCCGTCTCCTCCTGGTCCTGGGCATCGTCCTGGGCTATCTCCTCCTCCTTTGGCTGGCGCGCAACGTGCCGCTCTCCTTCCGGGGCGGGCCGCAAGGCGCGTCCGGATCCCCCCTGGGCGTGGAACTGGCCGCGCCGCCCCCGCCGCCCGCGGAAAAGCGGGTCACTGTCCCCAGCCGCCTGGCTCCCGCGGCGTCCCTCTCCGCTTCCGCCACTGTCTCCGCCCCCGTTTCCGCGGCGGCCACGGCGGATGGCGCCTCCTCCTCGCCCGGCCCGGCCAGTCCCGCGCAGGTCTACGGCGCGGTCACGGCCGCCCACCGCTTCGTCTATTTGATCGACGTTTCCGGCAGCATGCTGATGGAGGGGCCGAACGGGCGTTCCCGGTTCGACCGGGCGGTGGAGGAAATCCGCCGCGCCCTGGAAGCGCTGCCGCCGGAAGCGGCCTTCGACGTCATCTTCTTCGCCGACCGGCCCCTGCTTCTCTCCCCCTCCTTCATCCTGGCGGACGCCGAGGCCAAGCAGCGGGCCTACGCCTTCCTGGGAAACCTGCCGGACCTGGGCGGCGGAACGAATTTGGAAGAGGGCCTGGCCGCCGCCCTCCGCCTGGGGCCGGAGGTCATCTTCCTTTTGACCGACGGCGGCGCGAACGAGCCCGACTGGAAGCTGCTGCGCGCCGTGCGCCAGATGGAGGACGCCGCTCCGGCGCCCGCGCGGCTCTACGCCTTCGGACTGGCCAACCCGATGGACCCGGACGACGCGCGCCTCCTGCAGAAGCTCTGCCGGCAGAGCGGCGGCTCGTATCAAAGCGTGGACCCGGCGACGAGTTGGCGATAG
- a CDS encoding cation:proton antiporter has product MESLLFIRDLAVVLLVAAAIGALFRKLGLSLVVGYLVAGLIIGPHTPPFSLVSDVHRIETLSQLGLVFLMFFVGLELSLRRIRRLGISLVLATGLTAFLVFHLTKILAASLGWGPTPGLVLASMLMVSSSAIITKTLSEAGLTHETFAQRALGMMILEDVVAVVMLTLITARVSAEGASANLGRVMGLLGGFVVLLIVVGLLVVPRFLRRLAKASDADLKVSVVAGVLMGAAFLAAWAGYSVALGAFLLGVVVAETPFRDRVERAFVGVQGMFAVIFFVSIGMLIDWHQLIAHAWLILGVSIFSILVRVGCATGAHILSGRTVTGAFRTALVVTPIGEFSYIIAQVGVSSHKVPDYFYSLAVGISAVTAFTAPILLRFSEPLAERFDQIQPSWVRHFLTIYRGWLEAASHSLKRNNFWILTRPRITQVTVEILLLVGVLGFSPLVRQTLGEMEQQAVWLDGNGDLINGAYWLVVFSVSLGLAVAIWRNLAAMSMILSETAFPDPGSRLRGVAEGAIQCGAAIGLIFLFWVAMPFPLSGWWSVAVLVASVALFLLFFWRRLIRWHSHFLYSFNNALSEKSGRQVIQPASVDESDWGVELVEITLPEGAPYAGQSLRELDLRNQFNCIVVEVERQGFEIPNPGPDVQLYPGDKLLLLGNDLSIGRTRSFLEQSSSPTDATRSFAENTLETIVVPEESRRLTQSLAQLRIFTETGVQVLGIRRGATTLLNPGGSEMLQPGDRLLILAPLAEIRRFGAWLLG; this is encoded by the coding sequence ATGGAAAGTCTTCTCTTCATCCGGGACCTGGCGGTGGTCCTCCTCGTCGCGGCGGCCATCGGCGCCCTCTTCCGCAAGCTCGGGCTTTCCCTGGTCGTCGGCTACCTGGTGGCGGGCCTCATCATCGGCCCCCACACGCCGCCCTTTTCCCTGGTTTCCGACGTGCACCGGATCGAGACGCTTTCCCAATTGGGCCTCGTCTTCCTCATGTTCTTCGTCGGCCTGGAGCTTTCCCTCCGCCGTATCCGCCGCCTGGGCATCTCCCTGGTCCTGGCCACCGGGCTGACCGCCTTCCTCGTCTTCCACCTGACCAAGATCCTGGCCGCCTCCCTGGGCTGGGGACCCACGCCCGGCCTGGTGCTGGCCTCCATGCTGATGGTCTCCAGCTCCGCCATCATCACCAAGACCCTCTCGGAAGCGGGGCTCACCCACGAGACCTTCGCCCAGCGCGCCCTGGGCATGATGATCCTGGAAGACGTCGTGGCCGTGGTGATGCTCACCCTCATCACCGCCCGCGTCTCTGCGGAGGGGGCCTCCGCCAACCTGGGGCGGGTCATGGGCCTTCTGGGCGGCTTCGTCGTCCTGCTCATCGTCGTCGGCCTCCTCGTCGTGCCGCGCTTCCTGCGGCGGCTGGCAAAGGCCTCCGACGCCGACCTGAAGGTCTCCGTCGTCGCCGGTGTCCTCATGGGGGCGGCCTTCCTGGCCGCCTGGGCGGGCTACTCCGTCGCGCTCGGCGCGTTCCTTTTGGGCGTGGTGGTGGCGGAAACCCCCTTCCGGGACCGCGTGGAGCGCGCCTTCGTCGGCGTGCAGGGGATGTTCGCCGTCATCTTCTTCGTCTCCATCGGCATGCTGATCGACTGGCACCAGCTCATCGCCCACGCGTGGCTGATCCTGGGCGTCTCCATCTTCTCCATCCTGGTGCGCGTCGGCTGCGCCACGGGGGCCCACATCCTCTCCGGACGGACGGTGACGGGGGCCTTCCGCACCGCCCTGGTCGTCACGCCGATCGGTGAATTCTCCTACATCATCGCGCAGGTCGGCGTCTCCAGCCACAAAGTGCCGGACTACTTCTACAGCCTGGCCGTCGGCATCTCCGCCGTCACTGCATTCACCGCGCCGATCCTGCTGCGCTTCTCGGAACCGCTGGCGGAACGCTTTGACCAGATCCAGCCCAGCTGGGTCCGCCATTTCCTCACCATCTACCGCGGCTGGCTGGAGGCCGCCTCCCACAGCCTGAAGCGGAACAATTTCTGGATCCTGACCCGCCCGCGCATCACGCAGGTGACGGTGGAAATCCTCCTGCTGGTCGGCGTCCTCGGCTTCTCCCCGCTGGTCCGGCAGACCCTGGGAGAAATGGAGCAGCAGGCCGTCTGGCTCGACGGCAACGGCGACCTCATCAACGGCGCCTACTGGCTAGTAGTCTTCTCCGTCTCCCTGGGGTTGGCCGTGGCGATCTGGCGGAACCTGGCCGCCATGAGCATGATCCTGAGCGAGACGGCTTTCCCCGATCCGGGTTCCCGCCTGCGCGGCGTGGCGGAGGGCGCCATCCAGTGCGGCGCGGCCATCGGCCTCATCTTCCTCTTCTGGGTCGCCATGCCGTTCCCGCTCTCCGGCTGGTGGAGCGTGGCCGTCCTCGTCGCCTCCGTGGCGCTCTTCCTCCTCTTCTTCTGGCGGCGGCTCATCCGCTGGCACAGCCACTTCCTCTATTCCTTCAACAACGCGCTGAGCGAAAAATCGGGCCGCCAGGTCATCCAGCCCGCCTCCGTCGACGAGAGCGACTGGGGCGTGGAACTGGTCGAAATCACCCTGCCGGAAGGCGCTCCCTACGCGGGCCAGAGCCTGCGGGAGCTGGACCTGCGCAACCAATTCAACTGCATCGTCGTCGAAGTGGAGCGCCAGGGCTTCGAGATTCCCAACCCCGGTCCCGACGTCCAGCTCTACCCGGGGGACAAGCTCCTCCTCCTGGGCAACGACCTCTCCATCGGCCGCACGCGCTCTTTCCTGGAACAGAGCAGCTCCCCGACCGACGCGACGCGCAGTTTCGCGGAAAACACGCTGGAGACGATCGTCGTGCCGGAGGAAAGCCGCCGTCTGACCCAATCGCTGGCGCAGCTCCGCATCTTCACGGAAACCGGCGTGCAGGTCCTGGGCATCCGCCGCGGAGCGACGACGCTGCTCAATCCCGGCGGATCGGAAATGCTCCAGCCGGGAGACCGTCTCCTCATCCTCGCCCCCTTGGCCGAAATCCGGCGCTTCGGGGCCTGGCTGCTGGGGTAG